A window of the Plasmodium vivax chromosome 12, whole genome shotgun sequence genome harbors these coding sequences:
- a CDS encoding hypothetical protein, conserved (encoded by transcript PVX_118200A), whose translation MAAKIRYSVHTTNKYSVFDTDNSDEENENKALKEAKKREINSAYEERSHSNNPEKKKITEIKDHKPTVASKDVSAKKVSAYNDRYSKYPVSSINELHESSQGRSNRESYHLRGNNIRSKFPRKRGVGGGVGAGYSNTSTNILSSSNYYRGSRAHDYKMGTDRRNYNSSYNYSKFDHRERIFNERNDSRGKHESTKRETHVESISKNNEESTNVARKHDSVTIDYDLYRKQQEKKLISNKNVMESTDKKAKKNTSNGEKSKVTTHGTSSSKRNDHADDETKADHPKRKAINVYQYILEEGGRVDRIPGFRRGYRSYKKSDEANWNSRMEGKAKIQIDEKLFKKRDPPNINDARAFPSLTSK comes from the exons ATGGCGGCGAAGATTCGATACAGCGTCCACACGACGAACAAGTACTCCGTGTTCGATACGGACAACtcagatgaagaaaatgaaaacaaagcATTGAAGGAAGCCAAGAAGCGCGAAATAAATAGTGCCTATGAGGAGAGGTCCCACAGCAACAACCCAG aaaaaaaaaagataaccGAAATAAAGGACCACAAGCCAACCGTGGCTTCTAAAGATGTCAGTGCGAAAAAGGTCAGCGCGTACAACGACCGGTATAGCAAATACCCTGTCTCTTCCATCAACGAGTTACATGAAAGTAGCCAAGGAAGAAGCAACCGAGAGAGTTACCACCTAAGGGGAAATAATATAAGAAGTAAATTCCCTCGCAAGAGAGGAGTGGGAGGTGGCGTCGGCGCAGGATACAGTAACACATCCACGAATATCTTATCCAGCAGTAATTACTACAGAGGTTCGAGGGCCCATGACTATAAGATGGGGACCGACAGGAGGAACTACAACTCTTCGTATAATTATAGCAAGTTCGACCACAGGGAG AGAATCTTCAACGAGCGGAACGATAGCAGAGGCAAACATGAAAGTACAAAGAGAGAAACACACGTAGAGTccataagtaaaaataacgAAGAGAGCACCAACGTGGCCAGGAAACATGACTCGGTTACGATTGATTATGATTTGTATAGGAAACAACAGgagaagaaattaatttcCAATAAGAATGTGATGGAGAGTACAGATaagaaggcgaaaaaaaatacttcgaATGGTGAAAAGAGCAAAGTTACAACACATGGTACGAGCTCGAGCAAACGAAATGACCATGCGGATGATGAAACAAAGGCAGATCATCCGAAGAGGAAAGCAATAAATGTTTATCAGTACATTTtggaagaagggggaagagtTGATAGGATCCCAGGATTTCGCAGAGGGTATCGAAGCTATAAAAAATCGGATGAAGCCAATTGGAATAGTAGGATGGAAGGCAAGGCGAAAATACAGATAGACGAGAAGCTTTTTAAGAAGAGAGACCCGCCCAACATCAACGATGCGCGAGCCTTCCCCTCCTTGACCAGCAAATGA
- a CDS encoding hypothetical protein, conserved (encoded by transcript PVX_118205A) produces MTDVQIQNQTSLNTSKKEFESRYDERALRILCVKNISKETKESELLDLFKQFGSIESINLKVNTSIGPYAIYAHVLFSAPEEAKRCLKQMNGKFLNGRALRIDFKRYNNKVDDDNDEDESGIYNNYPYMGSNNSGGNNSGGMNSGANMTGPANGGNKFSRKMNRNNQFYNNRYPNSNKRMARNDVIPNDDSVNPYDSEAASFREHGHANKRLRTAGSNSMENVHLGGASSLSGLPSGSGNDVEINKLIRTHEENKMMNKPLGDAKNKQLEEMSQSSVKDGMNKPPRIKLYLCVHLRQCAQHVFNRPAVDITIATNTISNTHNSSVVSNEFKGNNTLMSASGTNPGAPLYHSEQNNLLTGGKNSPTLKEPNKHHMLNSGIANKEGGQLHGNDKLLTGMHSSGGSIPNTGLNSPTSNVKYALWKGTLEMKNKKNLSVIGYALNGDVKKFLNNGISSIVISHRKKMKTLPKIEATYYFQIENKEDESILDAYRNYFNSKDRVGLSSTSDDWHMYLIFPGSPIFKEFCNSVGGVNSFGGGNSSNNFNNIFLGVVCYNPQFFDKKNGVAMLGTQLQDGVAAQTGMAAQPGMAAQPGVAANFNLQQSPVTNASQTHVNKNFQNLNHHQNKFPSSVAAVGAGRMMNSNINGNNHGGLYGDFAKQGGGGGPGNVVNNNFPLHSNTFKNAQGVRKNNLLVANNVPHGSSNNYGGFPNANKPDATAAVTTQVVPSRSDLNAQKGVIAAQNNSATQLNQENGASNELSEPTRKEENKNEVPNWLNQFSSLAAYLVKK; encoded by the exons ATGACCGATGTGCAAATACAAAACCAAACTAGTTTGAATACTAGTAAAAAAGAGTTTGAGAGTAGATATGATGAAAGGGCGCTTAGAATTTTGTGCGTAAAAAACATATCAAAAGAGACAAAAGAAAGTGAACTGTTGGACTTATTCAAACAATTTGGTTCTATCGAAAGTATAAACCTTAAAGTGAACACAAGTATCGGACCGTATGCCATATATGCCCACGTTCTGTTTAGCGCTCCCGAGGAGGCTAAGAGATGTCTAAAGCAAATGAACGGGAAGTTTCTAA ATGGAAGAGCTTTACGAATTGATTTCAAAAGGTACAACAACAAAGTAGATGACGATAACGATGAGGATGAAAGTGGCATTTATAACAACTACCCCTACATGGGCAGCAACAACAGCGGTGGTAACAATAGTGGCGGCATGAACAGCGGCGCAAACATGACTGGCCCCGCGAACGGCGGCAACAAGTTCAGCCGAAAAATGAATCGGAACAACCAGTTCTACAACAACAGATACCCCAACAGTAACAAGCGCATGGCGAGAAAT GATGTCATCCCAAATGATGATAGCGTCAACCCGTACGACTCGGAGGCAGCCAGTTTTAGGGAACACGGG caTGCAAACAAGCGACTCCGCACAGCCGGAAGCAACTCCATGGAGAACGTCCACTTGGGCGGCGCGAGCAGTTTGAGCGGCCTGCCCAGCGGAAGCGGCAACGACGTAGAGATTAACAAGTTGATAAGGACGCACGAAGAGAATAAAATGATGAATAAACCTCTTGGAGAcgcaaaaaataagcaacTGGAAGAAATGTCACAATCATCAGTTAAGGATGGCATGAACAAACCCCCCAGGATAAAACTCTACCTGTGTGTCCATTTGAGGCAGTGCGCCCAGCACGTCTTTAACAGGCCCGCCGTAGACATCACAATCGCTACCAATACAATAAGCAACACGCATAATAGCAGTGTGGTTAGTAACGAATTCAAGGGGAATAATACCCTCATGAGTGCAAGTGGTACCAATCCTGGTGCCCCACTGTACCACTCCGAACAGAATAACCTTTTaacaggggggaagaattCTCCCACTTTGAAAGAACCGAACAAGCACCACATGCTGAACAGTGGGATAGCAAACAAGGAAGGGGGGCAGCTCCACGGAAATGATAAACTCTTAACTGGCATGCATAGCAGTGGAGGTTCCATCCCCAACACGGGATTGAACAGCCCCACTAGCAATGTAAAGTACGCCCTGTGGAAAGGAACCCTCGaaatgaagaataaaaaaaatctgagCGTCATCGGATATGCCCTAAACggggatgtaaaaaaatttctgaaCAATGGCATCTCCAGCATAGTTATAAGTCAccggaaaaaaatgaaaactcTTCCCAAAATAGAAGCCACGTATTATTTCCAAATAGAGAACAAAGAAGACGAATCCATTTTGGATGCCtatagaaattattttaatagtAAGGATAGAGTAGGGTTGTCCTCCACAAGTGATGACTGGCATATGTATCTTATCTTTCCGGGAAgtcccatttttaaagaattctGCAACTCCGTTGGAGGTGTTAACAGCTTTGGAGGTGGAAACAGCTcgaacaattttaataatatctTCCTGGGGGTTGTCTGTTATAACCCGCAATTTttcgataaaaaaaatggtgtagCAATGTTGGGGACGCAGCTGCAGGATGGTGTGGCCGCTCAGACTGGTATGGCTGCCCAACCTGGTATGGCTGCCCAACCTGGCGTGGCTGCCAATTTTAATCTGCAACAATCCCCCGTGACCAATGCCAGCCAAACCCATGTGAACAAGAACTTTCAAAATTTGAACCATCATCAGAACAAGTTTCCCAGCTCAGTTGCAGCGGTGGGTGCCGGGCGAATGATGAACAGTAACATTAACGGAAACAACCACGGTGGTCTTTATGGCGATTTTGCTAAGCAGGGGGGAGGTGGTGGCCCAGGCAACGTAGTGAATAATAATTTCCCGCTTCACAGCAACACGTTCAAGAACGCACAAGGGGTGAGGAAGAATAACCTCCTCGTAGCTAACAACGTGCCCCACGGCAGCAGTAACAACTATGGTGGCTTCCCCAATGCGAACAAGCCCGATGCAACCGCAGCAGTGACAACGCAGGTCGTGCCATCCCGCAGTGATCTTAACGCTCAAAAAGGGGTTATAGCAGCCCAGAATAACTCTGCCACCCAGCTGAACCAGGAGAATGGTGCCTCCAATGAGTTAAGCGAACCAACtcgaaaggaagaaaacaaaaatgaagtcCCCAATTGGCTCAATCAGTTTAGTTCGTTAGCAGCATATcttgttaaaaaatag